One Chitinophaga sp. H8 DNA window includes the following coding sequences:
- a CDS encoding HD domain-containing protein codes for MVAENIIELTRKYVSELLSGKLPDGIFFHNVEHTKEVVKAAIEIAQACNFNPKQLEIVTLSAWFHDCGYTVQYINHEDSSKAIASDFLTRYGYPKDDIERVLACIEATRFPQNPQSPEDNVIADADLYHFTKPDYPKYEQRLRKEFEIHLGKSCTDVEWNKTNYTFLQNHSYHTEYGQTVLQKSKEVNIERIKQILP; via the coding sequence ATGGTAGCAGAGAATATTATTGAATTGACACGGAAATATGTATCTGAACTTTTGTCCGGCAAACTTCCTGATGGTATTTTCTTTCACAATGTAGAGCATACGAAAGAAGTTGTAAAGGCAGCAATTGAAATTGCCCAAGCATGTAATTTTAACCCGAAGCAATTAGAAATTGTTACGCTTTCCGCATGGTTTCACGATTGCGGTTATACAGTGCAGTATATTAACCACGAGGACAGCAGCAAAGCCATTGCCTCCGATTTTTTAACCCGGTATGGCTATCCAAAAGATGATATAGAAAGGGTTTTAGCCTGCATTGAGGCAACACGTTTCCCACAAAATCCCCAATCGCCGGAAGATAACGTTATTGCAGATGCAGATTTGTATCATTTCACAAAACCGGATTACCCCAAATATGAACAGCGATTAAGGAAAGAGTTTGAAATACATTTGGGTAAATCCTGTACAGATGTTGAATGGAACAAAACAAACTATACTTTCTTGCAGAACCATAGTTACCATACGGAGTATGGGCAAACTGTCCTTCAAAAGTCCAAAGAAGTAAACATAGAACGGATAAAACAAATCTTACCGTAG
- a CDS encoding RteC domain-containing protein, whose product MEKFYNETLYKLEFSINELEIETDCSIQQVETVIHLILKCLSEVKEYILKRGFKNTDEEIRFFKYQKPTIVSKLIYYNTIYKIEARKPYGAKPIKKYLTKELKKLKRFFDNNLDFYKYYRSNNSFLDESFFVRGRHDIKLWLDTYYFQSDQSFSTSHDYKVAKIIANDMIQVYVEKQLYSKTQDNKSVATEKLNWTGSKTAMIELIYALNCQGVFDNGNTDIRLIAQYFENTFNIDLGNFYQTFLELRTRKINRTKFLDELRDGLLKKMDEQDEK is encoded by the coding sequence ATGGAAAAATTCTATAATGAAACGCTATATAAATTGGAATTTTCAATCAATGAGTTAGAGATTGAAACCGATTGTTCTATACAACAGGTAGAAACTGTGATACACCTTATTCTTAAATGCCTGTCCGAAGTAAAAGAGTATATATTGAAAAGAGGATTTAAGAATACAGATGAGGAAATCCGTTTTTTCAAATATCAGAAACCGACCATTGTTTCAAAACTTATTTACTACAATACCATTTACAAGATTGAAGCAAGAAAACCCTATGGAGCAAAGCCAATAAAAAAATATCTTACCAAAGAACTGAAAAAGCTAAAAAGATTTTTTGATAACAATCTCGATTTCTATAAATACTATCGTAGCAATAATTCTTTTCTTGATGAAAGTTTTTTTGTACGTGGCAGGCACGATATAAAACTATGGTTGGATACTTACTATTTTCAGTCTGACCAGTCCTTTTCCACTTCACACGATTATAAGGTTGCCAAGATAATTGCTAACGACATGATACAGGTTTATGTCGAAAAACAACTATACAGCAAAACCCAGGACAATAAATCGGTAGCCACTGAAAAGTTAAATTGGACGGGAAGCAAAACGGCTATGATAGAATTAATTTACGCACTGAATTGTCAGGGTGTGTTTGATAATGGCAATACCGATATAAGATTAATAGCACAATATTTTGAAAATACGTTCAATATTGACTTAGGGAATTTTTATCAAACGTTTTTGGAGTTACGAACCCGAAAAATAAACCGTACAAAATTCCTTGATGAACTCCGGGACGGTCTTCTAAAGAAGATGGACGAACAGGACGAGAAATAA
- a CDS encoding cation-translocating P-type ATPase, producing the protein MSYNIPDHLKGLNDSEVAASRRQYGYNKIDGVHTSTVLELLMNILKEPMLILLFAISAIYLIVGNYGEALFMLLAIVVVSAISLYQDTRSKKALEALEKLNEPLSKVIRNAQVIEIPTHEIAVGDLCITEEGKTINADGEIMHSNDFSVNEASLTGESLSVFKSRESEDNKVYSGTLAVSGLAVFKVEQIGAATRLGKIGVSLSGIKEEASPLQLQIRSFVKAMAIVGIAIFGMVCAVSYYHTQDLINSLLNGLTLAMSVLPEEIPVAFTTFMALGAWKLMRDGIIVKRSSIVETLGSTTVICTDKTGTITENTMHLKHLYDYRSDKILDEKDFSDVALSTLIDYAMWSSEPAPFDPMEKTLHKVYEQTQSNDQRKAFKMIHEYPLEGKPPMMTHLFENAEQQRIIAAKGAPEAILNVSTLSENEKNKIRELIKNFGQQGFRVLGVASTSFEGNDFPLKQQDFRFDFLGLVVFYDPPKQNIQEVFRHIYDAGIKVKVITGDNTDTTRSIAAQAGILNTTDAVEGKDIMEYSDAKLMEAAEDKVLFTRMFPDAKLAVVNALKKQGEVVAMLGDGVNDGPALKAAHIGVAMGSKGTEIAKAAAALVITNDDLDKLITGIASGRRIYANIKKAIQYIISIHIPIILTVSLPLFLGWVFPQIFTPVHVIFLELIMGPTCSIVYENEPMERNTMLKKPRKMTDTFLNWKELAVSIAQGLIITGGVLFAYQYTVQNGGNEEKTRAMVFTTLIFANILLSLANRSFHYSLFESFKNRNRLFVVVNSLTFILLFAILYIAPFANFFHLTGLNAGELGTAIGIASVSVLWFEVYKWVKRVK; encoded by the coding sequence ATGTCATATAATATACCCGACCATCTGAAAGGTCTTAACGATAGCGAAGTAGCCGCTTCTAGAAGGCAATACGGCTACAACAAAATAGACGGTGTTCATACAAGCACGGTGCTGGAATTGCTGATGAATATACTCAAAGAACCAATGCTCATACTGCTCTTTGCCATTTCAGCCATTTACCTCATCGTAGGCAATTATGGTGAAGCCCTTTTTATGTTGCTGGCAATCGTTGTGGTTTCCGCCATTTCATTATACCAGGATACCCGTAGCAAAAAAGCACTGGAGGCATTGGAAAAACTGAACGAGCCATTGAGTAAAGTTATCCGCAATGCACAGGTTATTGAAATTCCGACCCACGAAATTGCGGTAGGCGATCTCTGCATTACCGAAGAAGGAAAAACGATTAACGCCGATGGCGAGATTATGCACAGCAACGACTTTTCCGTTAATGAAGCCTCTCTGACCGGCGAAAGTCTTTCTGTATTCAAAAGCAGGGAAAGCGAAGACAACAAGGTTTATAGTGGCACATTAGCAGTATCGGGACTGGCTGTATTTAAAGTGGAACAAATAGGCGCAGCAACCCGCCTTGGTAAAATCGGCGTTTCCCTTTCGGGAATAAAAGAAGAAGCCTCGCCTTTGCAACTTCAAATACGCAGCTTTGTAAAAGCTATGGCTATTGTGGGTATAGCTATTTTCGGGATGGTATGTGCCGTTAGCTATTATCATACTCAAGATCTGATTAACAGCCTGCTCAATGGGCTTACGCTGGCAATGTCTGTACTGCCGGAAGAAATTCCCGTAGCATTTACCACTTTTATGGCATTGGGTGCCTGGAAGCTGATGCGTGACGGTATCATTGTCAAACGCAGCAGCATTGTGGAAACATTAGGCAGCACAACGGTGATCTGTACTGATAAAACCGGAACCATTACTGAAAACACGATGCACCTAAAGCATCTTTACGACTACCGGTCGGATAAAATTTTAGATGAGAAAGATTTCAGCGATGTGGCACTTTCTACGCTGATTGACTATGCCATGTGGAGCAGTGAGCCTGCCCCTTTTGACCCGATGGAAAAGACTTTGCACAAAGTATATGAGCAAACACAATCCAACGACCAACGGAAAGCATTTAAAATGATACATGAGTATCCACTGGAAGGGAAACCTCCAATGATGACACATCTTTTTGAAAATGCTGAACAACAACGGATCATCGCTGCTAAAGGTGCGCCGGAAGCCATTCTTAATGTATCCACACTTTCGGAAAATGAAAAAAATAAAATACGGGAGCTTATCAAAAATTTCGGACAACAGGGCTTCCGGGTTTTAGGGGTTGCCAGCACCTCTTTTGAAGGGAATGACTTTCCTTTAAAGCAACAGGATTTCAGGTTTGATTTCCTGGGGCTGGTCGTTTTCTATGATCCGCCAAAGCAAAATATTCAGGAAGTCTTCCGCCATATTTATGACGCTGGCATTAAAGTAAAAGTAATTACGGGTGATAATACTGATACCACCAGAAGCATTGCAGCACAGGCGGGAATTTTAAACACAACCGATGCAGTAGAGGGAAAAGATATTATGGAATATTCGGATGCTAAGCTTATGGAAGCAGCCGAAGATAAAGTATTGTTTACCCGGATGTTCCCTGATGCCAAGCTGGCTGTGGTAAACGCACTAAAAAAGCAAGGTGAAGTAGTGGCCATGCTGGGCGATGGCGTAAATGACGGCCCGGCACTGAAAGCTGCTCATATTGGTGTGGCAATGGGCAGCAAAGGAACTGAAATAGCTAAAGCTGCTGCAGCATTGGTGATTACCAATGACGATTTAGACAAGCTGATTACCGGTATCGCATCCGGTCGAAGAATTTATGCGAACATTAAAAAAGCTATTCAGTATATTATTTCCATTCATATACCGATTATTCTTACGGTTTCTCTGCCTTTGTTTCTGGGCTGGGTATTCCCACAGATATTCACTCCTGTCCACGTGATCTTTTTAGAATTGATAATGGGGCCTACCTGCTCCATTGTATATGAAAACGAACCGATGGAGCGTAACACCATGTTGAAAAAGCCACGAAAAATGACGGATACATTTCTGAACTGGAAAGAGTTGGCTGTTAGCATTGCTCAGGGGTTGATCATAACAGGTGGTGTATTGTTCGCTTATCAATATACCGTGCAAAACGGCGGTAATGAAGAGAAAACAAGAGCGATGGTTTTTACGACCTTGATTTTTGCCAATATTTTATTGAGCCTGGCCAATCGCTCATTCCATTACAGCCTGTTTGAAAGTTTTAAGAACAGGAATAGGCTGTTTGTGGTAGTCAACAGCTTAACCTTTATTCTGCTGTTCGCTATATTATATATTGCACCTTTTGCCAATTTCTTTCACTTAACAGGATTAAATGCAGGCGAATTAGGTACGGCTATTGGCATTGCATCGGTATCTGTATTATGGTTTGAAGTGTATAAATGGGTGAAGCGAGTGAAATAA
- a CDS encoding VIT1/CCC1 transporter family protein, with product MANSKQTGTLDNYLDNHYMHKSNWLRAAVLGANDGILSVASIAIGVATASSTREPIILAVLAGLVAGALSMAAGEYVSVSSQTDLEKADIKREQQELDEMPEVELQRLTEIYQKRGLKKETAQLVAKELTEHNALEAHLRDELGINEITQANPIQAALASGAAFTAGGILPLAITLFSPVKNMEYVLYIFSIVFLGILGAFAARTGGSAIAKAVVRITLWGTIAMVLTALVGYLFGVKV from the coding sequence ATGGCAAATAGTAAACAAACAGGAACACTGGATAATTATCTTGACAATCACTATATGCACAAAAGCAACTGGCTGCGTGCGGCGGTATTGGGTGCCAATGACGGCATATTGTCTGTTGCCAGTATCGCTATTGGCGTAGCAACAGCCAGCAGTACAAGAGAGCCAATTATTTTAGCGGTTTTGGCAGGTCTTGTTGCCGGGGCATTGTCAATGGCTGCCGGAGAATATGTATCGGTAAGTTCGCAGACCGATCTGGAGAAAGCGGATATAAAAAGAGAGCAGCAGGAACTGGATGAAATGCCCGAAGTCGAATTGCAACGGCTAACAGAAATATACCAGAAACGGGGACTGAAAAAGGAAACCGCTCAACTTGTTGCCAAAGAATTGACGGAACACAATGCACTTGAAGCACACCTTAGGGATGAGCTTGGCATCAATGAAATCACACAGGCTAACCCCATTCAGGCGGCATTGGCATCGGGCGCAGCGTTTACGGCAGGCGGTATTTTACCCTTAGCAATAACACTGTTTTCTCCTGTAAAGAATATGGAATATGTTCTTTACATCTTTTCCATTGTATTTCTGGGTATTCTCGGTGCATTTGCTGCACGCACCGGTGGTTCAGCAATAGCAAAAGCAGTTGTTCGGATTACGCTTTGGGGAACTATTGCAATGGTATTGACCGCTCTGGTGGGGTATCTTTTTGGAGTAAAAGTATAA
- a CDS encoding heme-binding domain-containing protein, whose translation MKKSILKKIVAAIVLLLIIIQFFGTEKNSSIVASENAITRHYSVPPKVQGLLKTSCYDCHSNNTTYPWYNNVQPVKWWLASHVTEGKKHLNFDEFNTYPAKKKLHKLEEVVETINRDEMPLNSYTLIHGNAKLSDADKKEIEAWVNTVKKEIQ comes from the coding sequence ATGAAAAAATCAATCTTAAAAAAGATAGTAGCAGCCATAGTGCTGCTGCTTATCATCATTCAGTTCTTTGGAACAGAAAAAAATAGCAGTATTGTAGCCTCTGAAAATGCAATTACCAGGCATTATAGCGTACCTCCGAAAGTACAGGGATTGCTAAAAACAAGCTGTTACGACTGTCATTCCAATAACACCACTTATCCCTGGTACAACAATGTGCAGCCGGTAAAATGGTGGCTGGCCAGTCATGTTACTGAAGGTAAAAAGCATTTGAATTTTGATGAGTTTAATACCTATCCTGCAAAGAAGAAGCTACACAAACTGGAGGAAGTGGTAGAAACGATTAACAGAGATGAAATGCCGTTAAACTCTTACACGCTTATTCACGGCAATGCAAAACTTTCTGATGCAGACAAAAAAGAGATAGAGGCGTGGGTGAATACAGTAAAAAAAGAAATTCAATAA
- a CDS encoding DUF3570 domain-containing protein gives MKRIFLTAAALMALLHSHAQTTPVDTSHISRKLKVDEINLVSSYYHQNGNNSAVTGGIGSERLTDISNVIDVTLVKYDRKNRKNKFRLDVGVDHYTSASSDRIDLKANSSASHADTRFYPSIGWTRENESKGSTLMGGVSYSGEFDYQSLGANIGFAQKTANKMGEFTAKFQAYLDQVTLIAPIELRPNYSPGTGGREHEQYGTSGRNTFALSLAYSQIINPNFQVELLTDVVQQSGYLSLPFHRVYFSDGTVHQETLPDKRFKIPLGLRANYFLGDQFIIRTYYRYYTDSWGIKSHTISLETPIKLSPFVSVSPFYRFYTQTGAKYFAPYQAHGVSDEFYTSNYDLSKFNSNFFGAGIRYNLPNGLLGIQQINMLELRYGHYTKSVGMASDIISLNIRFK, from the coding sequence ATGAAAAGAATATTTTTAACAGCAGCAGCTCTTATGGCGTTATTGCATTCCCATGCGCAGACTACGCCTGTTGATACCAGCCATATATCCCGAAAATTAAAAGTTGATGAAATTAACCTGGTATCCAGCTATTATCATCAGAATGGCAATAACTCGGCAGTGACGGGTGGTATCGGTTCTGAAAGGTTGACGGATATTTCCAATGTCATAGACGTTACACTCGTTAAATATGACAGAAAGAACAGGAAAAATAAATTCAGGCTGGATGTAGGTGTAGATCATTATACCTCTGCTTCTTCCGATAGGATCGACCTGAAAGCCAATTCTTCCGCATCTCACGCCGATACAAGGTTTTATCCTTCGATTGGCTGGACGAGAGAAAATGAAAGTAAAGGCAGCACACTGATGGGTGGAGTTTCCTATTCCGGGGAATTTGACTACCAGTCTTTAGGTGCCAATATTGGCTTTGCACAGAAAACAGCCAATAAAATGGGTGAATTTACAGCCAAGTTCCAGGCTTATTTGGATCAGGTGACACTTATAGCGCCGATTGAATTAAGACCAAACTATAGTCCGGGAACTGGTGGAAGGGAACATGAACAATATGGTACCAGCGGGCGGAACACGTTTGCACTTTCACTTGCCTATTCGCAGATTATCAATCCAAACTTTCAGGTGGAACTGCTTACGGACGTTGTGCAGCAGAGTGGCTATCTAAGTCTGCCTTTTCACAGGGTATATTTTTCGGATGGTACCGTACATCAGGAAACCCTGCCCGATAAGCGTTTTAAAATCCCACTGGGGCTACGTGCCAATTATTTTCTGGGAGATCAATTTATCATCCGTACCTATTACCGCTATTACACGGACAGTTGGGGTATAAAATCACATACGATCAGTTTGGAAACTCCGATCAAATTATCACCTTTTGTTTCAGTCAGTCCGTTCTATCGTTTTTATACGCAAACAGGGGCAAAATATTTTGCGCCTTATCAGGCACATGGGGTATCGGATGAGTTTTATACCAGCAATTACGACCTGTCCAAATTCAATAGCAATTTCTTTGGTGCAGGCATACGTTACAACCTGCCCAATGGGCTTTTGGGCATACAACAGATCAATATGCTGGAATTACGATATGGTCATTATACCAAGTCGGTAGGAATGGCATCGGATATTATTTCGTTAAACATCAGGTTCAAATAA
- a CDS encoding DUF4266 domain-containing protein, with product MKQLSSKIFLKAAAFMAVCALVSCTTVKEYQKNKLNDAEMVLGNRTIEKTELNFQSYREGSSGANAGKSGGGCGCN from the coding sequence ATGAAACAATTATCAAGTAAAATATTTTTAAAAGCTGCTGCTTTTATGGCAGTTTGCGCTTTGGTTTCCTGTACAACAGTAAAAGAATACCAAAAGAATAAGCTGAATGATGCCGAAATGGTACTCGGCAATCGCACCATCGAAAAAACCGAACTCAATTTTCAATCCTACCGTGAAGGCTCATCCGGTGCCAATGCAGGCAAATCTGGTGGAGGCTGTGGCTGTAATTAA
- a CDS encoding FAD:protein FMN transferase, which translates to MLQEFRKPQRLMGNAFEITVVDTDERQALEHIDAAIAEIQRIEQLLTTYKEDSQTNLVNRNAGVQPVKVDAEMFNLIERSIRISQITDGYFDISYGGIDKRLWNFDKEMKELPDPGSVKEHLKLVNYRNILLDPEKQTVFLKEKGMRIGFGGIGKGYAAEMGKRLLQQRGVQSGVVNASGDLTVWGSQADGKPWTIGIANPDNARLPFSYLNITDTAVATSGNYEKYVMIGGKRYSHTINPKTGIPVSGVKSVTIICPNAEIADAMATPVSIMGIDAALNLINQIQQVECIIIDDANRIYSSKKINLK; encoded by the coding sequence ATGCTACAGGAATTTCGCAAACCCCAAAGGCTGATGGGCAATGCTTTTGAAATTACCGTTGTGGATACCGATGAGCGGCAGGCACTGGAGCATATTGATGCCGCCATAGCCGAAATCCAACGGATTGAGCAATTACTCACCACTTATAAGGAAGACAGTCAAACCAACCTCGTTAACCGCAATGCGGGGGTGCAGCCTGTAAAAGTGGATGCGGAAATGTTTAACCTGATTGAACGGAGTATCCGCATCAGCCAGATTACAGATGGTTATTTTGATATTTCTTACGGTGGCATAGATAAAAGGCTCTGGAACTTCGACAAGGAAATGAAGGAGCTTCCTGATCCCGGATCTGTTAAAGAACACCTGAAACTGGTCAATTACAGGAACATCCTTTTAGACCCCGAAAAACAAACCGTTTTCCTGAAAGAGAAAGGTATGCGTATCGGTTTCGGGGGAATTGGAAAAGGCTATGCTGCCGAGATGGGCAAACGATTATTGCAGCAACGTGGTGTCCAATCCGGTGTTGTCAATGCTTCGGGTGACCTTACGGTTTGGGGAAGCCAGGCAGACGGTAAACCCTGGACGATTGGCATTGCCAATCCCGATAATGCAAGATTGCCATTTTCGTACCTGAATATAACGGATACGGCGGTAGCCACTTCAGGTAATTACGAAAAATATGTCATGATCGGAGGCAAACGGTATTCCCACACCATTAATCCCAAAACAGGAATACCCGTTTCCGGGGTCAAAAGTGTGACCATTATCTGCCCGAATGCAGAAATAGCTGATGCAATGGCTACGCCTGTAAGCATCATGGGCATCGATGCAGCGCTAAACCTTATTAACCAGATCCAACAGGTTGAATGTATCATCATTGACGATGCCAACCGCATTTATTCATCCAAAAAAATCAATTTAAAATGA
- a CDS encoding thioredoxin family protein, with amino-acid sequence MKNVSVAILLALFSNIAFSQSRFDQAKKEAAEKKELIVLNFSGSDWCVPCIKLHKNIIETEAFQKLISDNAVIYLNADFPRSKKKQPTQAVKKENAELADQYNPNGIFPYTLLLDAEGKILKTWEGLPAQSADAFTGEIRNFYNKKH; translated from the coding sequence ATGAAAAATGTAAGTGTAGCCATCCTACTGGCGTTATTTTCAAACATAGCCTTTTCGCAATCACGTTTCGATCAGGCTAAAAAAGAAGCTGCTGAAAAAAAGGAGCTGATCGTACTCAATTTTTCCGGGTCGGACTGGTGCGTTCCCTGCATTAAGCTCCATAAGAATATTATAGAAACCGAAGCATTTCAAAAACTGATTTCGGATAACGCTGTGATATATCTCAATGCCGATTTCCCGAGAAGCAAAAAGAAACAGCCGACACAGGCCGTTAAAAAAGAAAATGCAGAACTGGCAGACCAGTACAATCCGAACGGGATATTCCCTTATACGCTTTTGTTGGATGCAGAGGGTAAAATCTTAAAGACCTGGGAAGGATTGCCGGCCCAAAGTGCGGACGCTTTTACAGGTGAAATACGGAATTTCTACAACAAAAAACATTAA